The following proteins come from a genomic window of Ignavibacteriales bacterium:
- a CDS encoding ABC transporter ATP-binding protein: protein MSVIIQVKNVSKSYWRNSLEIPVLHDLTLNVEEGEFLALMGPSGSGKTTLLNLIAGIDRPSKGELNVAGTDIARLNESGLAKWRSANVGFVFQFYNLIPVLTAYENVELPLLLTKLSKSDRRKHVENVLSIVGLGDRIHHYPKQLSGGQEQRVAIARAIVTDPVILVADEPTGDLDRTSAEEILTLMERLNKEFKKTIVMVTHDPHAAEKATRLLHLEKGDLV, encoded by the coding sequence ATGTCTGTAATAATACAAGTAAAGAACGTTTCAAAATCGTATTGGAGAAACAGTTTGGAAATTCCTGTTCTTCATGATTTAACACTAAATGTTGAAGAAGGAGAATTCCTAGCTTTGATGGGACCTTCCGGTTCCGGTAAAACAACTCTGCTAAATCTTATTGCAGGAATTGATCGCCCTTCAAAAGGAGAATTGAATGTCGCCGGAACAGACATTGCAAGGCTGAATGAATCCGGTCTTGCTAAATGGCGGTCTGCCAATGTCGGTTTTGTATTTCAATTTTATAATTTGATTCCTGTTCTAACTGCATATGAAAATGTTGAACTCCCACTTCTTCTAACTAAACTTTCAAAGTCAGATAGAAGAAAACACGTTGAGAACGTGTTGAGCATTGTGGGACTTGGCGATAGGATTCATCACTATCCGAAACAACTGTCCGGCGGACAGGAACAGCGTGTTGCAATTGCCCGCGCAATTGTAACCGATCCGGTAATTTTGGTTGCCGACGAACCGACAGGCGATTTGGATAGAACTTCTGCAGAAGAAATTCTCACTTTGATGGAACGGCTCAATAAAGAATTTAAGAAAACAATTGTAATGGTAACTCATGATCCTCATGCGGCGGAAAAAGCAACGCGCCTGCTTCACTTAGAAAAAGGCGATTTGGTTTAA
- the cmk gene encoding (d)CMP kinase, giving the protein MSNKIIIAIDGPAGSGKSTAAKNIAQKLGFIYLDTGAMYRAITFLALRDGISEDISAVIELARRINLKLRFENGITRVFANDEEVTEQIRSAEVNAKVSDISKIPEVRSELVKIQKKLGNEGNIVAEGRDVTTVVFPNADLKVFLTATIDVRTKRRLREFQEKNFSITYDEVKENLEKRDKLDSGREVSPLRKAEDAIEFDNSALTPEQDLDYLLVKIKDVLKKS; this is encoded by the coding sequence ATGTCAAATAAAATTATCATAGCAATAGACGGTCCCGCCGGTTCCGGTAAAAGTACTGCTGCTAAAAACATTGCTCAAAAGCTCGGATTCATATATTTGGATACGGGTGCAATGTACCGCGCAATAACTTTTCTTGCTCTCCGTGACGGAATTTCGGAAGATATCTCCGCTGTTATCGAATTGGCGAGGCGGATTAATCTTAAGCTAAGATTTGAAAACGGCATTACTAGAGTCTTTGCAAATGATGAAGAAGTTACCGAGCAGATTAGAAGCGCAGAAGTGAATGCAAAAGTGAGCGACATAAGTAAAATTCCTGAAGTTCGCTCGGAACTTGTAAAAATTCAGAAAAAGCTTGGCAACGAAGGCAATATTGTTGCCGAAGGACGAGATGTTACTACTGTCGTATTTCCTAATGCTGATCTGAAAGTTTTCCTAACAGCAACTATTGACGTCCGTACAAAAAGAAGATTGAGAGAATTTCAGGAAAAGAATTTTTCAATCACTTATGATGAAGTAAAAGAAAATCTTGAAAAGAGAGATAAGCTTGACAGCGGAAGAGAAGTTTCTCCTTTACGTAAAGCAGAAGATGCAATCGAGTTTGATAATTCTGCGTTAACTCCGGAACAAGATTTGGATTATTTATTGGTGAAGATTAAAGATGTGCTAAAAAAAAGTTAA
- a CDS encoding FtsX-like permease family protein has product MKVFKLIFKNALRHKLRTSLTIFGIAIAVIAYGLLRTVVTIWDSSVDAAGADRLITRQAVSFIFPLPLAYKTKIESVPGVKEVCGAAWFGGTYKDKSNFFARVAIDDNYFDLYPEFMVSKNDFDRYKKERNGCIVGKSIADQYKFKIGDIIVLDGDIFPGRWEFVVSGIYLPQNKNTDATQMLFHWDYLNERIKQETPVRGDQFFWFIVKIDNTNNSAQISEKIDAEFKNSTAETKTETEKAFTQGFVSASGAIITAMNFMSFAIIGIIMLVLANTMVMSARERTREYAVFKTLGFSAYHLTGLILGESMLISCLGAGIGISLLYPIVAGFEQVMPKGFFPFFFIEPITVILAAASAIFIGVIASVFPIHKALNTKIVDGFRFVG; this is encoded by the coding sequence ATGAAAGTATTCAAATTAATTTTTAAGAATGCTCTGCGGCATAAACTGAGAACATCATTAACTATTTTTGGAATTGCGATTGCAGTAATCGCTTATGGATTATTGAGAACCGTAGTAACAATTTGGGATTCAAGTGTTGATGCTGCCGGTGCGGACAGATTAATTACACGTCAGGCGGTTTCATTTATATTTCCGCTACCGCTAGCATACAAAACTAAAATTGAATCAGTTCCCGGAGTTAAGGAAGTCTGCGGAGCCGCGTGGTTCGGCGGTACTTACAAAGATAAAAGTAATTTCTTTGCAAGAGTGGCAATTGACGATAATTATTTTGATCTGTATCCAGAATTTATGGTCTCTAAAAATGACTTCGATCGTTATAAAAAAGAACGGAACGGTTGTATTGTAGGTAAATCAATTGCGGATCAATATAAATTCAAGATTGGAGATATCATAGTTCTCGATGGAGATATCTTTCCGGGCAGATGGGAATTTGTTGTGAGCGGAATTTATCTACCACAGAATAAAAATACAGATGCAACTCAGATGCTCTTTCATTGGGATTATCTAAATGAAAGAATCAAACAGGAAACCCCGGTAAGGGGCGATCAATTTTTTTGGTTCATAGTTAAGATTGATAATACAAACAACTCCGCTCAGATATCGGAAAAGATTGATGCGGAATTTAAAAATTCAACTGCAGAGACAAAGACGGAAACGGAAAAAGCATTTACACAAGGATTTGTTTCCGCTTCAGGTGCAATTATTACCGCAATGAATTTTATGTCCTTTGCGATTATTGGAATAATTATGCTGGTTCTTGCAAATACGATGGTTATGTCTGCCCGAGAAAGAACAAGAGAATATGCAGTATTTAAAACACTCGGATTCTCAGCTTACCATTTAACAGGATTGATACTTGGTGAATCAATGTTAATCTCTTGTTTGGGAGCTGGAATTGGAATTTCTTTACTCTATCCGATTGTAGCCGGATTCGAACAGGTTATGCCGAAAGGATTTTTCCCGTTCTTCTTTATTGAACCGATAACTGTTATACTGGCTGCAGCCTCCGCAATTTTTATTGGTGTTATAGCATCTGTCTTTCCGATACATAAAGCACTCAACACAAAAATTGTTGATGGATTTAGGTTTGTAGGATGA
- a CDS encoding inositol monophosphatase family protein gives MIDKVIQISKEAGEIVKEGFGKNFSVEFKTNITDMVTEIDKKSEAAIINYIKKEFPTHAVLAEESGEHKSSSDYLWVIDPLDGTTNFALGLPIFSVSIGLQKNSETICGVVYDVMRDEIYSAEIGSGSFRNGKKLQVSSNDDLGKSMLVTGFPYDIHDNPDFAIERFAAFLKTSRAVRRLGSAAIDMCYVAAGVFDGFWEVHLHPWDMCAGKLIIEEAGGVVTNFAGEEIDIFSKQILATNGKVQKRMIDVLKSY, from the coding sequence ATGATTGACAAAGTAATTCAAATTTCGAAAGAAGCTGGAGAAATTGTTAAAGAAGGATTTGGCAAAAATTTTTCTGTTGAGTTCAAAACCAATATCACGGATATGGTAACGGAAATAGATAAAAAATCGGAAGCAGCGATAATAAATTATATAAAGAAGGAATTTCCTACTCATGCGGTTCTTGCTGAAGAGAGCGGCGAGCATAAATCATCATCGGATTATTTATGGGTAATTGATCCACTTGACGGAACAACCAATTTTGCTTTAGGACTGCCGATATTTTCCGTTTCAATCGGACTTCAGAAAAACAGTGAAACAATCTGCGGGGTAGTCTATGATGTGATGCGGGATGAAATTTATTCTGCGGAAATTGGAAGCGGGTCATTCCGAAATGGGAAAAAATTGCAAGTCAGTTCTAATGATGATTTAGGAAAGAGTATGCTGGTTACCGGATTTCCATACGATATTCATGATAATCCGGATTTTGCAATTGAAAGATTTGCTGCATTTTTGAAAACTTCCCGTGCGGTTAGAAGATTGGGATCCGCCGCAATTGATATGTGTTATGTAGCTGCGGGCGTTTTCGATGGATTTTGGGAAGTGCATCTTCATCCATGGGATATGTGTGCCGGCAAATTAATTATAGAAGAAGCCGGCGGTGTTGTTACAAATTTTGCAGGAGAGGAAATTGATATTTTCTCCAAACAAATATTAGCAACAAATGGAAAGGTGCAGAAGCGGATGATTGATGTATTGAAATCTTATTAG
- the rpsA gene encoding 30S ribosomal protein S1 — protein sequence MFEQEKDTVKKVSKVKKERFINEDEYSPEDLKELSKLYADSFREFKEGEIVTGKIVGINADNVVVDVGFKSDGSISKAEFNSTDEIKIGESVEIVIESVEDEDGNLILSKKRADFLRIWGRIMDSFENEKILPGKILKRIKGGMVVDLMGIEAFLPGSQIDIRPVRDFDAFVGQTMDFKIVKVNVPTENIVVSHKVLIEETISDQRKEILDKLEKGQILEGTVKAITDFGVFIDLGGVDGLVHITDLSWGRINHPSEVVKLDEKIKVVVTDFEMERKRISLSLKQLLPHPWEKIEDKLKIGDKVAGRVVSLTDYGAFIEIEKGIEGLIHISEMSWTQHISHPSQFVSMGQVVEAVVLSLDKNDKKISLGMKQLTPDPWSDLLKKYPVGSQHQGIARNLTNFGVFVELEPGIDGLVHISDLSWTKKIRHPGEVVKKGDKIDVVVLGVDTDSRKISLGHKQINENPWENFEKEYAVGKKADGKIVRIIEKGLIAELSLGVDGFIPATQLSTSKIKNLSFCFPIGTKLEMKVVEFDKENKKIVLSALAALKEKSDEEIAQYITDFKLEKVSVADVKTADAGKFDSSDFNLYEDAKPQTQRESNRPAEEEKKETTA from the coding sequence ATGTTCGAACAAGAAAAAGATACTGTTAAAAAAGTATCTAAAGTAAAAAAAGAAAGATTCATCAATGAAGATGAATACTCACCGGAAGATTTAAAAGAATTATCAAAACTTTATGCAGATTCATTTCGCGAATTTAAAGAAGGCGAAATTGTTACCGGAAAGATTGTTGGCATAAACGCAGATAACGTTGTTGTAGATGTCGGATTCAAATCCGACGGCTCAATTTCTAAAGCAGAATTCAATTCAACTGACGAAATTAAAATTGGCGAAAGCGTCGAAATCGTTATTGAAAGTGTTGAAGATGAAGACGGCAATCTTATCCTTTCCAAAAAGAGGGCAGACTTCCTTAGAATTTGGGGAAGAATCATGGATTCATTCGAAAACGAAAAAATCCTTCCTGGAAAAATTCTTAAACGTATTAAAGGCGGAATGGTTGTTGACTTGATGGGAATTGAAGCATTCCTTCCAGGTTCACAAATTGATATTCGCCCGGTTCGCGATTTTGATGCATTCGTCGGTCAGACAATGGATTTCAAAATTGTGAAGGTTAATGTTCCTACAGAAAATATAGTTGTATCCCACAAAGTTCTTATTGAAGAAACGATCTCCGATCAGCGAAAAGAAATTCTTGATAAGCTTGAGAAGGGACAAATTCTTGAAGGTACTGTTAAAGCAATTACGGATTTTGGTGTGTTTATTGATCTTGGCGGTGTTGACGGTCTTGTTCATATTACAGATTTAAGCTGGGGAAGAATTAATCATCCTAGCGAAGTTGTTAAACTTGATGAGAAGATTAAAGTTGTTGTTACAGATTTCGAAATGGAACGCAAGCGAATTTCACTTAGCTTGAAACAACTCTTGCCGCATCCATGGGAAAAAATTGAAGATAAATTAAAAATCGGCGATAAAGTTGCCGGTCGTGTTGTATCGCTTACAGATTACGGCGCTTTCATAGAGATCGAAAAAGGAATTGAAGGATTAATTCACATTTCTGAAATGAGCTGGACTCAGCATATCAGTCATCCTTCACAATTCGTTTCTATGGGACAAGTTGTTGAAGCTGTTGTCTTAAGTTTGGATAAGAATGACAAGAAAATTTCTCTTGGTATGAAACAGTTAACGCCTGATCCGTGGTCTGACCTATTAAAGAAATATCCGGTCGGTTCACAACATCAAGGAATCGCACGCAACTTAACAAATTTTGGTGTGTTCGTTGAACTTGAACCGGGTATTGACGGCTTAGTACATATCTCAGATTTATCATGGACTAAAAAAATACGCCACCCCGGTGAAGTAGTAAAGAAAGGTGATAAGATTGATGTTGTTGTTCTTGGTGTAGATACCGATTCAAGAAAAATTTCTCTTGGTCATAAACAGATAAACGAAAATCCTTGGGAAAATTTTGAGAAAGAGTATGCTGTTGGAAAGAAAGCAGACGGTAAGATTGTCCGCATCATCGAAAAAGGATTGATCGCGGAACTTTCACTTGGTGTTGATGGATTTATTCCTGCAACACAGCTGTCGACTTCCAAAATTAAAAATCTTTCTTTCTGTTTCCCAATCGGAACCAAATTGGAAATGAAAGTTGTTGAGTTCGATAAAGAGAACAAGAAAATTGTTCTTAGCGCACTCGCTGCTTTGAAAGAAAAATCAGATGAAGAAATTGCTCAATATATTACCGACTTTAAGTTGGAAAAAGTATCGGTCGCAGACGTAAAAACTGCCGATGCCGGTAAGTTCGATTCATCCGATTTCAATTTATATGAAGATGCTAAGCCGCAGACACAAAGAGAAAGTAATCGTCCGGCTGAAGAAGAAAAGAAAGAAACTACTGCTTAA
- a CDS encoding ABC transporter permease translates to MAVPFKYVLRSFYTRKLTSAITVTGIALVVFVFAAVLMMAYGVQKTLIATGSPDNIMVTRKASNGEISSIIDGETRNVIKTLPFIAKSNDGKQIISEEPVVVINLEIKKGGMSNVTVRGVSPDVLLLRPQIKIKEGRMFNPSLRELIVGEAISKKFLGAQIGSTVKFAGDNWTIVGIMESNGSGFDSELWGDSNQLLNALNRGSSVSTLTFKMANTNDFEKCKIAFETDKRLVQFEPKIEQKFFEEQSEFLATFIRVLGIFITVIFSIGAIIGAMITMYSAVANRTVEIGTMRSLGFSRRSILVAFLTEALFISVIGAVVGLFFASFLQFFTVSTLNFSSFAELSFSFALSFSIVISSFIFAIIMGFVGGFLPSVRAARLNIVNALRGG, encoded by the coding sequence ATGGCAGTTCCATTCAAATATGTTTTAAGAAGTTTTTATACTAGAAAACTTACGTCAGCAATTACTGTAACCGGAATTGCCTTAGTGGTTTTTGTTTTTGCTGCCGTATTGATGATGGCTTACGGTGTTCAAAAAACTTTAATTGCAACCGGATCGCCGGATAACATAATGGTAACAAGAAAAGCTTCCAACGGCGAGATATCAAGTATCATCGATGGTGAGACGCGTAACGTTATTAAGACTTTACCCTTCATTGCAAAATCGAATGACGGCAAACAGATCATCTCGGAAGAACCGGTCGTTGTAATCAATCTTGAAATTAAAAAAGGGGGAATGAGCAATGTAACTGTACGCGGCGTTTCTCCCGATGTACTCTTATTGCGTCCGCAAATCAAAATTAAAGAAGGAAGAATGTTCAATCCTTCTTTGAGAGAATTAATTGTTGGCGAAGCAATATCTAAAAAATTTCTCGGCGCTCAGATAGGAAGCACAGTAAAATTCGCAGGAGATAATTGGACAATTGTTGGAATTATGGAATCGAACGGAAGCGGATTTGATTCTGAATTGTGGGGAGATTCAAATCAATTACTAAATGCTCTTAACCGTGGAAGTTCCGTTTCCACACTTACATTTAAAATGGCAAATACTAATGATTTTGAAAAATGTAAAATTGCATTTGAAACCGACAAGCGTCTGGTCCAATTCGAACCTAAGATAGAACAGAAATTTTTTGAAGAACAATCGGAATTTCTTGCAACATTCATCCGCGTACTTGGAATTTTTATCACGGTAATTTTCAGTATCGGTGCAATAATTGGTGCAATGATTACAATGTATTCGGCTGTTGCTAATCGCACAGTTGAAATTGGAACAATGCGCTCTTTAGGTTTCAGCAGAAGAAGTATTTTAGTTGCATTCTTAACTGAAGCGCTTTTTATCTCGGTGATAGGCGCTGTAGTTGGATTATTCTTCGCATCGTTTTTACAATTTTTCACTGTTTCAACTCTGAACTTTAGTTCATTCGCAGAATTATCATTTTCATTCGCGCTATCGTTTTCGATCGTCATTTCATCATTCATTTTTGCTATTATCATGGGCTTCGTTGGAGGTTTTTTACCATCGGTTCGTGCTGCAAGGCTAAATATTGTTAATGCTTTGAGAGGAGGTTAA
- a CDS encoding efflux RND transporter periplasmic adaptor subunit, with product MKTTNADLSSLKIDRATELKNPEQRGKMFKMIATIAGIIIFILIIYFGWKSFTNPAVEVKLTSVTLQSPAQTNAVLTASGYVVAQRKAAVASKGTGRLVYLGVVEGDRVQKNQVIARIDDSDIKAQLEQAKANLKLNEADLTDADNNYKRYQSLFKSGSASQMELDGAQSRYNRVLASIEVAKALLQGAEVAMENTLIRAPFNGTVLTKNADVGEVVAPLGAGVNSKAAVVLMADMTSLQAEIDVSESNIEKININQDCEIRLDAYPDNAYPGYVAKIVPTADRSKATVMVKVGFKNYDQRVLPEMSAKVIFLNENSKNENIQETKQFLVVPIGSVFTRNNAKVVYMVRDETAIEVPVTTGRELGSYIEIKSGLMNGDKIIETIDEKIKDGVKVKLK from the coding sequence GTGAAAACTACAAACGCAGATTTATCATCATTAAAAATTGACAGAGCGACCGAACTTAAAAATCCTGAACAGCGCGGTAAGATGTTTAAGATGATTGCAACGATTGCGGGAATTATTATTTTCATTCTTATAATTTATTTTGGATGGAAATCCTTTACCAACCCCGCTGTTGAAGTAAAATTAACATCTGTTACTTTGCAGTCACCGGCACAGACAAATGCTGTTTTAACTGCAAGCGGATATGTGGTTGCGCAAAGAAAAGCTGCTGTTGCTTCTAAAGGAACGGGACGTTTGGTCTACCTTGGTGTTGTTGAAGGAGACCGCGTTCAAAAAAACCAGGTGATTGCAAGAATTGACGACAGTGATATCAAAGCTCAGCTTGAACAGGCAAAAGCAAATTTGAAACTCAACGAAGCTGATCTTACCGACGCGGATAATAATTATAAACGTTACCAAAGTTTATTTAAATCCGGCTCAGCTTCTCAGATGGAATTGGATGGAGCGCAGTCAAGGTATAACCGTGTGCTTGCTTCAATCGAAGTTGCCAAAGCTCTGCTTCAAGGTGCTGAAGTTGCAATGGAAAATACTTTAATACGCGCACCGTTCAACGGAACGGTCCTAACAAAAAATGCAGATGTTGGCGAAGTTGTTGCACCTCTCGGAGCAGGTGTAAATTCCAAAGCAGCGGTTGTTTTGATGGCTGATATGACTTCACTTCAAGCCGAGATTGATGTATCGGAATCCAACATTGAAAAAATTAATATTAATCAAGATTGTGAAATACGTCTTGACGCTTATCCTGATAACGCTTATCCCGGTTATGTTGCCAAGATTGTTCCAACCGCAGACCGTTCCAAAGCAACTGTAATGGTTAAAGTCGGATTTAAAAATTACGATCAAAGAGTTCTGCCGGAAATGAGCGCAAAAGTAATTTTCTTAAATGAAAATTCAAAGAATGAAAACATTCAAGAGACAAAACAATTTCTCGTTGTTCCTATCGGTTCGGTTTTTACCCGTAACAACGCAAAAGTTGTTTATATGGTGCGTGATGAGACAGCTATCGAAGTTCCTGTAACTACAGGTAGAGAACTTGGTTCATATATCGAAATAAAATCCGGACTGATGAACGGAGATAAAATTATCGAGACGATTGATGAAAAAATTAAAGACGGCGTAAAAGTAAAATTGAAATAA